A genomic segment from Rahnella aceris encodes:
- a CDS encoding efflux RND transporter periplasmic adaptor subunit: MKPFFSLLGRYIFTLSAVMVAAIIAFMLWKHYAQTPWTRDGRVRADVVQITPDVSGPVNRVAVMDNQWVNRGDILYSIDPQWLKLAVLSAQAEVDAKRNEMQMRQDAARRRSQISGVISKEDIQNTSSAAGVAAAEYQGALAALELAKLNLSRAIIHSPADGYVTHLRLRPGDYANAGETKVAIIDASSFWVVGYFEETKMQRIHVGSTAKIVLMGYAPALTGHVESIGRGIDDSNDAPGSQGLPDVESTFSWVRLAQRIPVRIHIDHLPNGVELVAGMTASIAINASKSADTKAGYADFLSSDR, from the coding sequence ATGAAACCATTTTTTTCGCTGTTAGGCCGCTATATATTTACACTAAGCGCCGTCATGGTGGCAGCCATTATTGCCTTCATGCTGTGGAAACATTATGCACAGACGCCCTGGACGCGTGACGGTCGGGTACGGGCAGATGTGGTGCAAATCACGCCAGATGTTTCCGGGCCGGTAAACCGCGTTGCCGTGATGGATAACCAATGGGTTAATCGCGGAGATATTCTTTATTCAATCGATCCGCAATGGTTGAAACTGGCGGTGCTCAGCGCTCAGGCTGAGGTTGACGCGAAGCGAAATGAAATGCAAATGCGTCAGGATGCTGCCAGACGTCGCAGTCAGATTAGCGGAGTAATCTCTAAAGAAGATATACAAAATACCAGCAGTGCGGCGGGCGTTGCGGCGGCGGAATATCAGGGGGCGCTGGCCGCGCTGGAACTGGCAAAACTCAATCTTTCCCGCGCGATAATTCATTCTCCGGCAGACGGCTATGTCACGCATCTGAGACTGCGTCCCGGCGATTATGCCAACGCGGGGGAGACAAAAGTTGCCATTATTGATGCCAGCAGTTTCTGGGTAGTGGGTTATTTTGAGGAAACGAAAATGCAGCGTATTCATGTCGGTAGCACGGCAAAAATCGTGCTGATGGGATATGCACCTGCGCTGACAGGCCACGTAGAAAGCATTGGTCGCGGGATAGATGATAGCAATGACGCACCCGGTAGCCAGGGCCTGCCGGATGTAGAGTCCACGTTTAGCTGGGTGCGACTCGCTCAGCGTATTCCGGTACGCATCCATATTGATCATCTGCCCAACGGGGTCGAATTAGTGGCGGGCATGACTGCCAGCATCGCCATTAACGCGTCAAAGAGCGCGGACACTAAAGCAGGATATGCGGATTTTTTGTCATCTGACCGGTGA
- a CDS encoding DUF1656 domain-containing protein, with protein sequence MITDINIGGVFLPGLLVMALMAFSGTILITPFLSFSRFYRRLPCRPLIDFTTFIIIFALLMQGLDASGLSV encoded by the coding sequence ATGATTACTGACATTAATATCGGTGGCGTCTTTTTGCCTGGCTTATTAGTCATGGCTTTGATGGCATTTTCCGGCACGATTTTAATCACGCCCTTTTTATCTTTTAGCAGATTCTATCGGCGTTTACCCTGCCGGCCGCTCATTGATTTCACGACTTTTATTATTATCTTTGCCTTGTTAATGCAGGGGCTGGACGCGTCAGGATTATCAGTATGA
- a CDS encoding FUSC family protein, whose amino-acid sequence MFNSLRRAFPSSLLLNDANALLYSAKTFTAAMLAYYIALSVGLDRPSWSIITVYIVSQTSVGASLSRSVYRLTGTITGAAMTVVIVPNFVNTPIICSLVLTGWITLCLYFSQLDRTPRAYAFVLAGYTASLIGFPAVFEPGAIFDIAITRVQEIMIGILCASFIHRYVIPKRITGLFNSKLAVTQRDARQMVIDTLKREAGEKEKQLQLALTLQSLDGFGHHLPYDFAISKSSRKARQLIHDRLSRLLVVSNQLHDYLHELNLLPDSIATLVSEVTDWLACEDSTARKAGAERLRRRCVALRHRSSADELNFKEALRVNFVKRLEETIMLLQQCEQLSHALLLAKPEHMIDGAEEAKGYVYHRDHFTAARAALGAFAIIFSGCLLWIYSAWPDGATAVSILGVCCTLFGSFDTPVPHIVKYIAGSVYGVIISLIYSFILLPQVTEFSVLVAVLAPAYLLAGSLQARPPTTFMAMGITLTLPILSELGARYSGDFATAINTAVALFAATGYAVVSMGLLQTVQADSAIRRLLHRCRRDIRYRAKGLSSMNDVAWVNLMIDRTALILPRLPRSNQTADSVLNSLLHYLNIGLAVTYLKRSLNKLEGETALQVNTLLNLLARGAQPGELQKRISLILAINPPVSHQQPHALIEHIIDLHCALKNCALKERDKEQSHDY is encoded by the coding sequence ATGTTCAACTCTTTACGCAGGGCATTCCCCTCCTCCTTGCTTCTTAACGATGCGAATGCGTTGTTATATTCAGCCAAGACGTTTACCGCTGCCATGCTGGCCTATTACATCGCTTTGTCTGTCGGTCTGGACAGGCCTTCCTGGTCAATTATTACTGTCTATATCGTTTCGCAGACGTCCGTCGGTGCCTCACTGAGCCGAAGCGTTTATCGCCTGACGGGCACGATCACAGGCGCGGCGATGACGGTGGTGATTGTGCCCAATTTTGTCAACACACCGATAATTTGCAGTCTGGTACTGACCGGCTGGATAACACTTTGCCTTTATTTTTCGCAGCTTGACCGTACCCCCCGCGCCTATGCTTTTGTTCTGGCGGGCTACACGGCAAGTCTTATTGGTTTTCCTGCGGTGTTCGAACCCGGCGCAATTTTTGACATCGCCATCACCCGGGTACAGGAGATCATGATCGGGATCCTGTGTGCCAGCTTTATCCACCGCTATGTCATACCCAAACGCATTACGGGTCTTTTCAACAGCAAGCTCGCGGTAACACAGCGTGATGCCCGCCAGATGGTGATTGACACGTTAAAAAGAGAAGCCGGCGAGAAAGAAAAGCAGCTTCAGCTTGCGCTGACGTTACAGTCCCTTGACGGGTTTGGTCATCATCTGCCCTATGACTTCGCGATATCAAAATCATCACGTAAAGCACGTCAGTTAATACATGACAGATTGTCGCGGCTTTTGGTTGTGAGTAACCAGTTACATGATTATCTGCACGAATTAAACCTCTTACCGGACAGCATTGCGACGCTGGTCAGTGAGGTCACAGACTGGCTCGCCTGTGAGGATTCAACCGCGCGTAAGGCCGGTGCTGAAAGGCTGCGGCGACGTTGTGTGGCGTTGCGACACCGGTCATCCGCTGACGAATTAAATTTTAAAGAAGCGCTGCGCGTTAATTTTGTCAAACGGCTGGAAGAGACAATCATGCTTTTGCAGCAATGCGAACAGCTTTCTCATGCCCTCCTTTTGGCCAAACCTGAGCATATGATTGATGGAGCCGAAGAGGCAAAAGGTTACGTTTACCACCGGGATCATTTTACGGCTGCGCGTGCTGCGCTGGGGGCGTTTGCCATCATATTCAGTGGCTGTCTGCTGTGGATTTACTCCGCGTGGCCCGATGGCGCCACAGCGGTATCGATTCTCGGCGTCTGCTGCACATTATTTGGCAGTTTCGACACGCCGGTTCCTCATATCGTTAAATATATTGCAGGCTCCGTCTATGGCGTGATTATCAGCCTGATTTATAGCTTCATCCTTCTCCCCCAGGTAACCGAATTTAGTGTGCTGGTTGCGGTACTTGCGCCTGCTTATTTGCTGGCCGGATCTCTGCAGGCCAGACCGCCCACCACGTTCATGGCCATGGGCATCACGCTGACACTGCCCATCTTGTCTGAATTAGGCGCGCGCTACAGTGGTGACTTTGCCACTGCCATCAACACGGCGGTCGCGTTATTTGCCGCAACCGGCTATGCCGTGGTCAGTATGGGTTTATTACAGACCGTACAGGCGGATTCTGCTATCCGTCGTCTGCTGCACCGATGTCGCCGTGACATCAGATATCGCGCAAAGGGTCTCTCATCCATGAATGATGTGGCCTGGGTGAATCTGATGATAGATCGAACTGCCCTGATCCTGCCCCGGCTCCCGCGCAGTAACCAGACGGCGGACTCGGTGCTTAATAGCCTGCTGCATTATTTAAATATTGGACTTGCAGTGACTTATTTAAAACGCTCACTGAATAAGCTGGAGGGAGAAACCGCATTACAGGTAAATACACTTCTCAACCTGCTGGCCCGCGGTGCGCAGCCCGGTGAATTACAGAAACGTATTAGCCTGATACTCGCCATTAACCCGCCGGTTTCACATCAACAACCGCACGCTCTTATTGAGCATATTATTGATCTGCACTGTGCGTTAAAAAACTGTGCATTAAAAGAGAGGGATAAGGAACAGTCACATGATTACTGA
- a CDS encoding AraC family transcriptional regulator — MTLSRDVISLFDPDSTGCAAVARHIDFTEYEAEVPVHTHRKGQFILALYGAVTCRAENDIWIVPPHCGVWIPGGTPHSARATWNAHLSYLFVEPGAAALPEQCCTFAVSPLIRELISRLVGEDAHYPPDSHAARLARVTLDELVNMPQQNFNLPVSENPKIREMADALVSHPQDRSTLREWAKRLALSERSLARFMVRETGLSFGRWRQQLHLIIALRGLASGQSVQNVANELGYESVNAFITMFKKSVGCTPALYFSERK; from the coding sequence ATGACGCTTTCCCGCGACGTTATTTCACTTTTTGATCCCGACTCCACCGGCTGTGCGGCTGTGGCGCGCCACATTGATTTCACCGAGTACGAAGCGGAAGTTCCCGTTCACACCCATCGAAAGGGACAGTTCATTCTTGCCCTGTATGGTGCGGTAACCTGTCGGGCTGAGAATGACATATGGATTGTGCCGCCTCACTGCGGCGTATGGATCCCCGGAGGAACTCCCCATAGTGCGAGAGCCACCTGGAATGCGCATCTCAGCTATTTATTTGTTGAGCCGGGAGCCGCCGCACTACCAGAACAATGCTGCACATTTGCTGTTTCTCCCCTTATTCGCGAACTGATTAGTCGTCTGGTCGGGGAAGATGCGCATTACCCGCCGGACAGCCATGCGGCACGGCTGGCACGGGTCACGCTTGATGAACTGGTGAATATGCCGCAGCAGAATTTTAATTTGCCGGTCTCAGAAAATCCCAAAATACGAGAGATGGCCGATGCGCTGGTCAGCCATCCGCAAGACCGCAGTACATTGCGTGAGTGGGCAAAACGCCTGGCATTAAGTGAACGTTCCCTTGCACGATTTATGGTGCGCGAAACAGGGCTTTCATTCGGACGCTGGCGTCAGCAACTGCATTTGATTATTGCGCTACGGGGGCTTGCCAGCGGTCAGTCCGTACAAAATGTGGCGAATGAATTAGGCTATGAGTCAGTCAATGCTTTCATCACCATGTTTAAGAAGTCTGTCGGCTGCACGCCTGCGCTCTATTTTAGTGAAAGAAAATAA
- a CDS encoding LLM class flavin-dependent oxidoreductase, protein MKKIGFLSFGHWTPSPQSGTRSAADALLQSIDLAVAAEELGADGAYFRVHHFARQLASPFPLLAAIGAKTRKIEIGTGVIDMRYENPLYMAESASAADLISGGRLQLGISRGSPEQVIDGWRYFGYQPEEGETEADMARRHTEKLLDVLRGEGFAKPNPQPMFANPPGLLRPEPYSAGLRERIWWGAGSNATAVWAAKLCMNLQSSTLKDDETGEAFHIQQAQQIRAYRQAWAEAGHERTPRVSVSRSIFALMDDRDRAYFGGSGDDGDKVGFLDEKTRAIFGRSYAATPDRLIKLLKQDEAIAEADTLLLTVPNQLGVDYNVHVIESILKYVAPEMGWRE, encoded by the coding sequence ATGAAAAAGATTGGATTTTTATCATTCGGGCACTGGACGCCATCCCCCCAGTCGGGCACGCGCTCGGCGGCTGATGCCTTATTGCAATCTATCGATCTGGCTGTCGCAGCCGAAGAACTGGGGGCCGATGGTGCTTATTTCCGGGTGCATCATTTTGCGCGCCAGCTTGCGTCGCCTTTCCCGTTGCTGGCAGCCATCGGCGCGAAAACCCGCAAGATTGAGATCGGTACCGGCGTTATCGATATGCGCTATGAAAATCCGTTGTATATGGCGGAAAGCGCCAGCGCTGCGGATCTGATTTCCGGGGGGCGTTTACAGCTCGGTATCAGCCGTGGTTCGCCTGAGCAGGTCATCGACGGCTGGCGCTATTTTGGTTATCAGCCGGAAGAAGGCGAAACGGAAGCCGATATGGCGCGCCGTCATACAGAGAAACTGCTTGATGTCCTGCGCGGCGAAGGTTTTGCGAAACCTAATCCGCAACCGATGTTTGCGAATCCGCCGGGTTTGTTACGCCCTGAACCCTATTCTGCCGGGCTGCGTGAACGTATCTGGTGGGGCGCGGGCTCGAATGCTACCGCCGTCTGGGCGGCGAAACTGTGCATGAACCTGCAAAGCTCCACGCTGAAAGATGATGAAACCGGCGAGGCGTTCCATATTCAGCAGGCGCAGCAAATTCGCGCTTACCGTCAGGCCTGGGCTGAGGCGGGGCATGAGCGTACACCGCGTGTGTCCGTCAGCCGCAGTATTTTCGCCCTGATGGATGACCGCGACCGCGCGTATTTTGGCGGCAGCGGCGATGATGGCGACAAAGTCGGCTTCCTCGATGAGAAAACCCGGGCGATTTTCGGCCGCAGCTATGCGGCGACACCGGACAGATTGATCAAATTGCTGAAGCAGGATGAAGCGATCGCCGAAGCCGACACCTTATTGCTGACTGTCCCGAATCAGCTCGGCGTCGATTACAACGTGCATGTGATTGAGTCAATCCTCAAATATGTCGCCCCTGAAATGGGCTGGCGTGAATAA
- the katG gene encoding catalase/peroxidase HPI — MSSSIDEEANDAKPIVEADREAGAGKCPFHEGNSNKASGGGTTNRDWWPNQLRVDLLNQHSNRSNPLGESFDYRKEFAKLDYSALKADLKGVLTASQPWWPADWGSYIGLFIRLAWHSAGTYRSVDGRGGSGRGQQRFAPLNSWPDNVSLDKARRLLWPVKQKYGQKISWADLYILAGNVALENSGFRTFGFGAGREDVWEPDLDINWGDETTWLEHRHPEELAKSPLGATEMGLIYVNPEGPNHSGDPASAAPAIRATFGNMGMNDEEIVALIAGGHTLGKTHGAGPADNVGVDPETAPIESQGLGWKSSHGTGVGADAITSGLEVIWSQTPTQWSNYFFENLFKYEWVQTRSPAGAIQFEAADAPDIIPDPFDTSKKRKPTMLVTDLTLRFDPEFEKISRRFHGDPQAFNEAFARAWYKLTHRDMGPKARYIGPEVPKEDLIWQDPLPVPVYHPTAGDIAQLKEKIAASGLSVSELVSVAWASASTFRGGDKRGGANGARLALRPQRDWEVNAIAARALPALEAIQQSFQKVSLADVIVLAGSVGIEKAAKAAHIDIEVPFTPGRVDARQDQTDIESFELLKPKADGFRNYRGETANTSTENLLIDKAQQLTLTVPELTVLVGGLRALGANYDGSNLGVFSEKTGELNTDFFVNLLDMRTEWKPVDGSGERFEGRDRVSGEVRFAATRADLVFGSNAILRANAEVYASSDAKEKFVKDFVAAWTKVMNLDRFEL; from the coding sequence ATGAGCAGTTCTATTGATGAAGAAGCAAACGACGCAAAGCCAATTGTTGAAGCAGACAGAGAAGCCGGTGCCGGTAAATGTCCTTTCCATGAAGGAAACTCAAATAAAGCCTCTGGCGGCGGGACAACTAACCGTGACTGGTGGCCTAACCAGCTCAGGGTTGACCTGCTGAATCAGCACTCAAATCGCTCAAACCCGTTGGGCGAATCCTTTGATTATCGTAAAGAATTTGCCAAATTAGATTACTCCGCACTGAAAGCCGACCTCAAAGGGGTGCTCACTGCGTCGCAGCCCTGGTGGCCGGCGGACTGGGGCAGCTACATCGGTCTGTTCATTCGTCTGGCATGGCACAGCGCCGGGACGTATCGCTCCGTCGACGGACGCGGCGGTTCCGGTCGCGGCCAGCAGCGCTTCGCCCCGTTAAACTCCTGGCCGGACAACGTCAGTCTGGATAAAGCGCGCCGTCTGTTGTGGCCGGTGAAACAAAAATACGGTCAGAAAATTTCCTGGGCCGATCTGTATATTCTGGCGGGGAACGTCGCGCTGGAAAACTCCGGTTTCCGCACCTTTGGTTTTGGTGCCGGGCGTGAAGACGTCTGGGAACCGGATCTGGACATTAACTGGGGTGATGAAACCACCTGGCTGGAACACCGCCATCCTGAAGAGCTGGCCAAATCTCCGCTGGGCGCAACGGAAATGGGGCTGATTTACGTCAACCCGGAAGGGCCGAATCACAGTGGTGATCCGGCGTCGGCTGCTCCGGCCATTCGTGCCACGTTCGGCAATATGGGCATGAACGATGAAGAGATCGTCGCGTTGATTGCCGGTGGTCACACGCTGGGTAAAACACACGGCGCAGGTCCGGCCGATAATGTGGGTGTTGACCCGGAAACCGCACCGATTGAATCACAAGGCCTGGGCTGGAAAAGCAGTCACGGAACCGGTGTCGGCGCAGATGCCATCACCTCCGGCCTGGAAGTTATCTGGTCGCAAACCCCGACGCAGTGGAGCAATTACTTCTTCGAAAACCTGTTCAAATATGAATGGGTGCAGACCCGCAGCCCGGCAGGGGCGATTCAGTTCGAAGCCGCTGATGCGCCGGACATTATTCCTGATCCGTTCGATACCTCAAAAAAACGCAAACCGACCATGCTGGTGACCGATCTGACGCTGCGTTTTGATCCGGAATTCGAGAAAATTTCCCGTCGTTTCCACGGTGATCCGCAGGCCTTTAACGAAGCTTTTGCCCGTGCATGGTACAAACTGACCCACCGCGATATGGGGCCGAAAGCCCGTTACATCGGACCGGAAGTGCCAAAGGAAGACTTAATCTGGCAGGATCCGTTGCCGGTGCCGGTGTATCACCCGACGGCTGGCGATATCGCGCAGCTTAAAGAAAAAATTGCCGCTTCCGGCCTGAGCGTCAGTGAACTGGTCTCGGTGGCGTGGGCGTCAGCGTCGACCTTCCGTGGCGGCGACAAACGCGGCGGTGCGAACGGTGCGCGTCTGGCGCTGCGTCCGCAAAGAGACTGGGAAGTGAATGCCATTGCAGCCCGCGCGCTGCCTGCTCTGGAAGCTATCCAGCAGTCATTCCAGAAGGTGTCTCTGGCGGATGTGATCGTTTTAGCCGGTTCGGTTGGTATTGAAAAGGCGGCGAAAGCGGCTCATATCGACATCGAAGTGCCTTTCACGCCGGGTCGGGTGGATGCGCGTCAGGATCAGACGGATATTGAGTCGTTCGAACTGCTTAAGCCTAAAGCGGATGGTTTCCGTAACTACCGTGGCGAAACGGCCAATACATCGACTGAAAATCTTCTGATCGACAAGGCTCAGCAACTGACCCTGACCGTGCCGGAATTAACGGTGCTGGTCGGCGGATTACGTGCGCTGGGGGCTAACTACGACGGCAGCAATCTGGGCGTGTTCTCGGAAAAAACCGGTGAGCTGAACACGGATTTCTTCGTCAACCTGCTGGATATGCGTACCGAATGGAAACCTGTTGATGGCTCCGGTGAGCGTTTTGAAGGTCGTGATCGCGTCAGCGGAGAAGTCAGATTCGCCGCCACGCGTGCCGATCTGGTGTTTGGCTCGAATGCCATATTACGTGCCAACGCGGAGGTTTACGCCAGCAGTGACGCCAAAGAGAAGTTCGTGAAAGACTTTGTCGCCGCCTGGACTAAAGTGATGAATCTGGACAGATTCGAGCTTTGA
- a CDS encoding FAD-binding oxidoreductase: MDSEQRQQALALIQQALPDLDWTLQAPKVKRLSRDFHWFSPVLKRQLEDKQADAVVRPRSEEELILLVKACVQHQLPLILRGGATGNYGQLVPLEGGILVDMTGFNQVCELANGVVRAQAGIRLAEIETLTRPAGWELRCMPSTYRLASLGGLYGGGFGGIGSINYGPLGAPGNVLSVKVMTMEAEPRILHVPAPQALLLHHAYGSNGIVLEVELALAPVHQWIERLDVFDDFTDALDYANAVARSPGLVKRQLALFAAPIPSYFSHLNGHYQASQHAVISVIAQESEGFCAHLLEKYHGHSAVRQSADAAREANASLMEYCWNHTTLHALKIDSTLTYLQTAFNYTNYRQQIIDMAALFGDEVISHIEFLRDNDGNITASGLQLVRYSTEERLNEIMKIFRDNDVKINNPHVYRIEEGKQGEIKPDVVSVKKCLDPDGLLNPGKLRGWEVRDTLELDNNPLLLRD; this comes from the coding sequence ATGGACAGCGAACAACGTCAACAGGCGCTCGCCCTGATTCAGCAGGCGCTGCCTGATCTCGACTGGACTTTACAGGCGCCGAAGGTTAAACGCCTTTCCCGTGATTTTCACTGGTTCAGCCCGGTGCTCAAGCGGCAACTGGAAGACAAACAGGCCGATGCTGTGGTCAGGCCGCGCAGCGAAGAAGAGCTGATTTTGCTGGTGAAAGCCTGCGTTCAGCACCAGTTACCGCTGATTTTGCGCGGCGGCGCGACCGGCAACTACGGCCAACTGGTGCCGCTGGAAGGCGGAATTCTGGTGGACATGACCGGGTTTAATCAGGTTTGCGAACTGGCTAACGGTGTGGTGCGGGCACAGGCGGGGATCCGGCTGGCGGAGATTGAAACCCTGACCCGTCCGGCAGGCTGGGAACTGCGCTGCATGCCCTCCACTTACCGGCTCGCCAGCCTGGGTGGCCTTTACGGCGGCGGCTTTGGCGGTATCGGCTCGATCAACTACGGCCCGCTCGGCGCGCCGGGCAATGTGCTCAGCGTAAAAGTCATGACCATGGAAGCCGAACCGCGCATTCTGCATGTGCCCGCCCCGCAGGCATTGCTGCTGCATCACGCGTATGGCAGCAACGGCATTGTGCTTGAGGTTGAACTGGCGCTGGCACCGGTTCATCAGTGGATTGAACGGCTGGACGTGTTCGACGACTTCACCGACGCACTGGATTATGCCAACGCCGTTGCCCGTTCACCGGGGCTGGTCAAACGCCAGCTCGCGCTGTTTGCCGCGCCGATCCCGTCTTATTTCAGTCATCTGAACGGGCATTATCAGGCCAGCCAGCATGCGGTGATCAGCGTGATTGCGCAGGAAAGCGAAGGTTTCTGCGCCCATCTGCTGGAAAAGTACCACGGGCACAGCGCAGTGCGTCAGTCTGCCGACGCGGCGCGTGAGGCTAATGCGTCGCTGATGGAATATTGCTGGAACCACACCACGCTGCACGCGCTGAAAATTGACAGCACCCTGACCTATTTACAGACGGCGTTTAATTATACGAATTATCGCCAGCAGATCATCGATATGGCGGCTTTGTTCGGCGACGAGGTGATTTCGCATATTGAGTTCCTGCGTGACAATGACGGCAATATCACCGCCAGCGGTTTACAACTTGTGCGTTATTCCACCGAAGAAAGACTGAACGAAATAATGAAAATCTTCCGTGATAATGACGTGAAAATAAATAACCCGCATGTTTATCGCATTGAAGAGGGTAAACAGGGAGAAATTAAACCTGACGTCGTTTCGGTTAAAAAGTGTCTTGATCCCGACGGGTTACTTAACCCCGGCAAGCTCAGGGGCTGGGAGGTACGCGACACCCTGGAATTAGATAACAATCCTCTTTTATTGCGTGACTGA
- a CDS encoding ABC transporter permease, translating into MQTQKSSPWINNQTFRKVLYPAVVAIVVVLLWQGWVSYFKIPQFLVPSPVVMLESLWTNFGTLTMSLLFTLKITLISFLLSIIIGSVVAFVLVQNRFVETALFPYIVFLQVTPIVAIAPLIIIWVKDTTLSLVVCSTLMAVFPIISNTTQGLRSVSPGLLSYFQLSRASRLQILIRLRIPSALPYFFGALRISSGLSLIGAVVAEFVAGTGGNNTGLAYQILQAGYQLDIPLMFAALLLISLTGIALFGVMSWISRRALSAWHESEAVQSH; encoded by the coding sequence ATGCAAACTCAAAAATCCTCTCCGTGGATCAATAACCAAACCTTTCGCAAGGTGCTGTATCCGGCTGTGGTCGCGATTGTGGTGGTTTTGCTGTGGCAGGGCTGGGTGAGTTATTTCAAAATCCCCCAGTTTCTGGTGCCTTCGCCGGTAGTGATGCTGGAAAGCCTGTGGACCAACTTCGGTACGCTGACCATGTCACTGCTGTTTACGCTGAAAATCACTTTGATCTCGTTTTTGTTGTCGATAATCATCGGTTCGGTCGTGGCTTTCGTGCTGGTGCAGAACCGCTTTGTTGAAACCGCGTTGTTCCCGTACATCGTGTTTTTACAAGTGACGCCGATTGTCGCCATCGCGCCGCTGATCATCATCTGGGTCAAAGACACCACGTTGTCGCTGGTGGTGTGTTCGACGCTGATGGCGGTGTTCCCGATCATTTCTAACACCACGCAGGGGTTGCGCAGTGTCTCGCCCGGCCTGCTGAGTTATTTCCAGCTCAGCCGCGCCAGCCGTCTGCAAATCCTGATCCGCTTACGCATCCCTTCTGCGCTGCCGTATTTTTTCGGCGCGCTGCGCATTTCCAGTGGCCTGTCGCTGATTGGTGCCGTGGTGGCTGAATTCGTGGCGGGCACCGGCGGCAATAACACCGGTCTGGCCTACCAGATATTGCAGGCGGGCTATCAGCTCGACATCCCGCTGATGTTTGCCGCCCTGCTGTTAATTTCACTCACCGGTATCGCGCTGTTTGGTGTGATGTCGTGGATTTCGAGGCGCGCCCTGAGCGCCTGGCATGAAAGCGAAGCCGTGCAATCTCATTAA
- a CDS encoding ABC transporter ATP-binding protein, translating into MNSAPKLTVMSDVRSANPPPVPAIEVLSAEKIYSNGTRALLPVNLTINQGEFVTLLGPSGCGKSTLLKMVAGLTEPSDGKLVLWRRDSREKAQVPLSFVFQEATLMPWSNVQNNVRLPLDLAGVPRAEANTRVSEALELVGLGKFAKVLPRELSGGMQMRVSIARGLVTRPKLLLMDEPFGALDEITRNKLDSDLLRLWREQGLTVVFVTHSIHEAVFLSQRVIMMAARPGRVVEDIAINEPFPRNDDFRVSPAFSRYAKQLQDSLLQASQSGME; encoded by the coding sequence ATGAATTCAGCCCCCAAACTGACCGTGATGAGCGATGTCCGCTCAGCCAATCCGCCGCCCGTGCCTGCCATCGAAGTGCTGTCGGCGGAGAAAATTTACAGCAACGGCACCCGCGCCCTTTTGCCGGTCAATCTGACCATCAATCAGGGTGAATTCGTCACCCTGCTCGGCCCGTCGGGCTGTGGCAAAAGTACGCTGTTAAAAATGGTCGCCGGGCTGACGGAACCCAGCGACGGCAAACTGGTGCTGTGGCGGCGCGACAGCCGTGAAAAAGCGCAGGTGCCGCTGTCATTCGTGTTTCAGGAAGCCACGCTGATGCCGTGGAGCAACGTACAGAACAACGTGCGTTTGCCGCTGGATCTGGCGGGCGTGCCGCGAGCCGAAGCCAATACCCGCGTCAGTGAAGCACTGGAACTGGTAGGACTGGGGAAATTTGCCAAAGTCCTGCCGCGCGAACTGTCAGGCGGCATGCAGATGCGCGTCTCCATTGCCCGCGGGCTGGTGACGCGTCCGAAACTGCTGCTGATGGATGAACCTTTTGGTGCGCTGGATGAGATCACCCGCAACAAGCTCGACAGCGATCTGCTGCGCCTGTGGCGGGAACAGGGGCTGACGGTGGTGTTCGTCACGCATTCGATTCACGAAGCGGTATTTCTGTCGCAGCGGGTGATCATGATGGCCGCCCGTCCGGGGCGGGTAGTGGAAGATATCGCCATTAACGAACCCTTCCCGCGCAACGACGATTTCCGCGTCAGTCCGGCATTTTCACGCTATGCGAAGCAGTTGCAGGACAGCCTGCTGCAAGCCAGCCAATCGGGTATGGAGTAA